The proteins below come from a single Ptychodera flava strain L36383 chromosome 6, AS_Pfla_20210202, whole genome shotgun sequence genomic window:
- the LOC139134530 gene encoding uncharacterized protein C12orf56-like isoform X2, with amino-acid sequence MARNGIEALCRRNPKLDTFIKKKLPPSVYERIRAYEECIINSEKEKKAFKHVILSDECIYITENPPKSIKQEDAVPLANVISIEMVNDFPEFLIGEERENTQHISVMYSTAVTKSKKKSREKENRKKIADKESICTPRPDSSPDAPTDLSTSHTLIHEQPLRRIAGDALLYSLNETELRKLHADSAFVDEDRLSISLPTEQLKKMSFSHPDVDIQEQLRSHIQFSRDLAQQLQPCRPLPVRPDDNPGEYPSLDTARSYTSSVASTLQNPSSGAFDVPSTFRNLPDPNETEPGITSLDRRKSKPFKLSVNDTGELVTPRSERHQDISNERSKKKKKGKNVSVPTQQDYIKTMVDLSNGEVIQTDERMTSDDLLFGDADSRNAELHIYILKLTSPFMMHLRSAWNNYIIRATFAQREECPEKYGVKNNKKISRDQLELLFNQLHHEIMEPSNTMEHVFDKVQELFIATEQHFVLKKLFWRSEGLFLFIVSQLCRYLPKSPCNVNSEVGRNHRADELDLTILLVETLALMFRETEIFPIRMSTLAANKGKAALDLLVALTCFPEVPQRWRPPVTRAATLMFESNSDGWNTYEDAEVAKLVQELTNASTAVLYELILIAHQANWGNLEGKFFNICWMMKVLDKLQSTEKFVERLIAQAMRLLSPSKNEVLTPAEAVLLHQQFFVLQTFIEYSSTTAVHIKTNYREEFRYYVQSPYIVKKLPQSYPISRLTLQLINEVLSFVLHRPTKLQYP; translated from the exons ATGGCGCGGAATGGAATTGAGGCGCTTTGCAGGCGAAATCCGAAGCTCGACACgtttatcaagaaaaaactACCTCCCAGTGTGTATGAGCGGATCCGAGCGTACGAGGAGTGCATCATCAACTcggaaaaggaaaagaaagctTTCAAGCATGTTATACTGAGCGATGAATGTATATACATCACAGAGAATCCCCCAAAGAGTATTAAGCAGGAGGATGCGGTACCACTGGCGAATGTGATTTCTATCGAGATG gTAAATGATTTTCCAGAGTTCCTGATTGGAGAAGAGCGAGAGAACACTCAACATATATCTGTGATGTACTCAACAGCAGTCACCaaatcaaaaaagaaaagtcGAGAGAAAGAAAACAGGAAAAAGATTGCAGACAAAGAAAGTATATGTACACCCAGGCCTGATTCTTCTCCAGATGCTCCAACCGATCTAAGTACTTCTCATACTTTAATTCATGAACAACCACTACGGAGAATTGCAGGTGATGCTCTGCTTTATAGCCTTAATGAAACAGAGTTACGGAAACTGCATGCAGACAgtgcttttgttgatgaagacaGACTGTCCATATCACTTCCCACTGAACAACTaaagaaaatgtcattttctcatCCTGATGTTGATATACAAGAACAGCTTCGATCTCATATACAATTTTCAAGAGACCTTGCACAGCAGCTTCAGCCATGCAGACCACTTCCTGTTAGACCAGATGACAATCCAGGTGAATATCCGTCTTTGGACACTGCAAGATCTTATACCAGTAGTGTTGCTTCCACGTTACAAAACCCCAGCTCAGGAGCATTTGATGTACCATCAACATTTCGAAATTTACCTGATCCAAATGAGACAGAACCTGGTATCACATCACTTGACAGGAGAAAGTCAAAACCATTTAAGCTAAGTGTGAATGATACTGGGGAGCTTGTGACCCCACGAAGTGAGcgacatcaagatatctctaaTGAACGTAgtaagaaaaagaagaaaggaAAGAATGTTTCAGTGCCAACACAGCAAGACTACATAAAAACAATGGTTGATCTTAGTAATGGTGAGGTTATCCAAACTGATGAACGCATGACATCAGATGATTTACTGTTTGGAGATGCAGACTCTAGAAATGCTGAACTGCATATTTACATTCTAAAATTAACATCACCATTCATGATGCATTTGAGAAGTGCTTGGAATAATTATATCATA AGAGCAACATTTGCTCAAAGGGAAGAGTGCCCTGAAAAGTATGGtgtgaaaaacaacaagaagatTTCACG GGACCAGCTAGAACTTCTGTTCAACCAGTTACATCATGAAATAATGGAGCCTAGCAATACAATGGAACATGTCTTTGATAAAGTACAGGAACTTTTTATTGctactgaacaacattttgttcttaaaaaattgttttggaGG AGTGAAGGCCTGTTTCTATTTATTGTTTCACAACTTTGTCGATATTTACCTAAGTCGccgtgcaatgtcaacagtgAAGTTGGAAGAAACCATAGAGCCGATGAGTTGGA CTTGACAATTCTACTTGTTGAAACTTTGGCTCTAATGTTTCGTgaaactgaaatatttccaataAGGATGTCTACTCTTGCAGCCAATAA GGGAAAGGCAGCTCTAGATTTACTTGTAGCACTTACTTGCTTCCCTGAAGTACCACAGCGATGGCGTCCACCAGTTACTCGGGCAGCCACATTAATGTTTGAGAGCAATTCAGATGGTTGGAATACATATGAAGATGCAGAG GTTGCAAAACTGGTACAAGAGTTAACCAATGCATCTACTGCTGTTCTATATGAACTTATATTGATTGCTCATCAG GCTAACTGGGGTAATTTAGAAGGCAAGTTCTTCAACATATGTTGGAtgatgaaagttttagacaaaCTTCAGTCAACA GAAAAGTTTGTTGAACGTTTGATAGCGCAAGCTATGAGGTTGTTGTCTCCGTCCAAGAATGAAGTCCTCACCCCTGCAGAAGCCGTCCTTTTGCAtcagcaattttttgtattgCAGACCTTTATAGAGTATAGTTCTACCACTGCAGTACATATTAAAACAAACTACAGGGAGGAATTCAG ATACTATGTCCAGTCACCGTACATTGTCAAGAAACTACCCCAAAGCTACCCTATCTCTAGACTGACTCTACAACTCATCAATGAAGTTTTGTCTTTTGTTCTGCACAGACCAACCAAATTACAGTACCCATAA
- the LOC139134530 gene encoding uncharacterized protein C12orf56-like isoform X1: protein MARNGIEALCRRNPKLDTFIKKKLPPSVYERIRAYEECIINSEKEKKAFKHVILSDECIYITENPPKSIKQEDAVPLANVISIEMVNDFPEFLIGEERENTQHISVMYSTAVTKSKKKSREKENRKKIADKESICTPRPDSSPDAPTDLSTSHTLIHEQPLRRIAGDALLYSLNETELRKLHADSAFVDEDRLSISLPTEQLKKMSFSHPDVDIQEQLRSHIQFSRDLAQQLQPCRPLPVRPDDNPGEYPSLDTARSYTSSVASTLQNPSSGAFDVPSTFRNLPDPNETEPGITSLDRRKSKPFKLSVNDTGELVTPRSERHQDISNERSKKKKKGKNVSVPTQQDYIKTMVDLSNGEVIQTDERMTSDDLLFGDADSRNAELHIYILKLTSPFMMHLRSAWNNYIIRATFAQREECPEKYGVKNNKKISRDQLELLFNQLHHEIMEPSNTMEHVFDKVQELFIATEQHFVLKKLFWRSEGLFLFIVSQLCRYLPKSPCNVNSEVGRNHRADELDLTILLVETLALMFRETEIFPIRMSTLAANKGKAALDLLVALTCFPEVPQRWRPPVTRAATLMFESNSDGWNTYEDAEEIKEVAKLVQELTNASTAVLYELILIAHQANWGNLEGKFFNICWMMKVLDKLQSTEKFVERLIAQAMRLLSPSKNEVLTPAEAVLLHQQFFVLQTFIEYSSTTAVHIKTNYREEFRYYVQSPYIVKKLPQSYPISRLTLQLINEVLSFVLHRPTKLQYP, encoded by the exons ATGGCGCGGAATGGAATTGAGGCGCTTTGCAGGCGAAATCCGAAGCTCGACACgtttatcaagaaaaaactACCTCCCAGTGTGTATGAGCGGATCCGAGCGTACGAGGAGTGCATCATCAACTcggaaaaggaaaagaaagctTTCAAGCATGTTATACTGAGCGATGAATGTATATACATCACAGAGAATCCCCCAAAGAGTATTAAGCAGGAGGATGCGGTACCACTGGCGAATGTGATTTCTATCGAGATG gTAAATGATTTTCCAGAGTTCCTGATTGGAGAAGAGCGAGAGAACACTCAACATATATCTGTGATGTACTCAACAGCAGTCACCaaatcaaaaaagaaaagtcGAGAGAAAGAAAACAGGAAAAAGATTGCAGACAAAGAAAGTATATGTACACCCAGGCCTGATTCTTCTCCAGATGCTCCAACCGATCTAAGTACTTCTCATACTTTAATTCATGAACAACCACTACGGAGAATTGCAGGTGATGCTCTGCTTTATAGCCTTAATGAAACAGAGTTACGGAAACTGCATGCAGACAgtgcttttgttgatgaagacaGACTGTCCATATCACTTCCCACTGAACAACTaaagaaaatgtcattttctcatCCTGATGTTGATATACAAGAACAGCTTCGATCTCATATACAATTTTCAAGAGACCTTGCACAGCAGCTTCAGCCATGCAGACCACTTCCTGTTAGACCAGATGACAATCCAGGTGAATATCCGTCTTTGGACACTGCAAGATCTTATACCAGTAGTGTTGCTTCCACGTTACAAAACCCCAGCTCAGGAGCATTTGATGTACCATCAACATTTCGAAATTTACCTGATCCAAATGAGACAGAACCTGGTATCACATCACTTGACAGGAGAAAGTCAAAACCATTTAAGCTAAGTGTGAATGATACTGGGGAGCTTGTGACCCCACGAAGTGAGcgacatcaagatatctctaaTGAACGTAgtaagaaaaagaagaaaggaAAGAATGTTTCAGTGCCAACACAGCAAGACTACATAAAAACAATGGTTGATCTTAGTAATGGTGAGGTTATCCAAACTGATGAACGCATGACATCAGATGATTTACTGTTTGGAGATGCAGACTCTAGAAATGCTGAACTGCATATTTACATTCTAAAATTAACATCACCATTCATGATGCATTTGAGAAGTGCTTGGAATAATTATATCATA AGAGCAACATTTGCTCAAAGGGAAGAGTGCCCTGAAAAGTATGGtgtgaaaaacaacaagaagatTTCACG GGACCAGCTAGAACTTCTGTTCAACCAGTTACATCATGAAATAATGGAGCCTAGCAATACAATGGAACATGTCTTTGATAAAGTACAGGAACTTTTTATTGctactgaacaacattttgttcttaaaaaattgttttggaGG AGTGAAGGCCTGTTTCTATTTATTGTTTCACAACTTTGTCGATATTTACCTAAGTCGccgtgcaatgtcaacagtgAAGTTGGAAGAAACCATAGAGCCGATGAGTTGGA CTTGACAATTCTACTTGTTGAAACTTTGGCTCTAATGTTTCGTgaaactgaaatatttccaataAGGATGTCTACTCTTGCAGCCAATAA GGGAAAGGCAGCTCTAGATTTACTTGTAGCACTTACTTGCTTCCCTGAAGTACCACAGCGATGGCGTCCACCAGTTACTCGGGCAGCCACATTAATGTTTGAGAGCAATTCAGATGGTTGGAATACATATGAAGATGCAGAG GAAATCAAAGAG GTTGCAAAACTGGTACAAGAGTTAACCAATGCATCTACTGCTGTTCTATATGAACTTATATTGATTGCTCATCAG GCTAACTGGGGTAATTTAGAAGGCAAGTTCTTCAACATATGTTGGAtgatgaaagttttagacaaaCTTCAGTCAACA GAAAAGTTTGTTGAACGTTTGATAGCGCAAGCTATGAGGTTGTTGTCTCCGTCCAAGAATGAAGTCCTCACCCCTGCAGAAGCCGTCCTTTTGCAtcagcaattttttgtattgCAGACCTTTATAGAGTATAGTTCTACCACTGCAGTACATATTAAAACAAACTACAGGGAGGAATTCAG ATACTATGTCCAGTCACCGTACATTGTCAAGAAACTACCCCAAAGCTACCCTATCTCTAGACTGACTCTACAACTCATCAATGAAGTTTTGTCTTTTGTTCTGCACAGACCAACCAAATTACAGTACCCATAA